The following are from one region of the Salvia splendens isolate huo1 chromosome 2, SspV2, whole genome shotgun sequence genome:
- the LOC121792486 gene encoding protein PSK SIMULATOR 3-like, with translation MVGFKGMGWLPEPKKEGKNLGILAFETAKTMSRLISLYKSVSDEEISRLRNDVIRSKGVAFLNSGDENFLLSLASAEFLEDLDRAASAVARLGKKCTDFGLERFDLVYKELKGGVLNSGKMRYGSATAERKIRKMERLVAATSGLHAAVESLAEMEVSERKMKLWKSKDNELHKANYDNLIHKLEIQRREIRNFKEISLWNKSFDKCADLMARVVFVVHRRICALFGPRKRFPMKEKVFPHSGPLLTASKPVMVRFYSRKWGIFEKEESGPQTVRVFHSAKPETVGGSGLALRYANVILTAEKYLDSDVAISHVERESFYEMLPENLKFQVRAKLSKNMRCAGVEEGDALLAEGWRDAVVEILRWLAPVADDTVRWQMERSFEKTRFDARPTALLLQTLHFADREKTEAAIAEILVGLSCVFRFENRRFVHCDEFY, from the coding sequence ATGGTTGGGTTCAAGGGCATGGGGTGGCTGCCGGAGCCGAAGAAAGAGGGGAAGAATCTCGGAATTCTCGCATTCGAGACGGCAAAAACGATGTCGAGATTGATCTCTCTCTACAAATCCGTCTCCGACGAAGAGATCTCGCGCCTGAGAAACGACGTGATCCGATCTAAGGGAGTCGCGTTTCTGAACTCCGGCGATGAGAATTTCCTCCTGAGCTTAGCCAGCGCGGAGTTCCTCGAGGATCTGGATCGCGCTGCTTCAGCGGTGGCGCGGCTAGGGAAGAAATGCACCGATTTCGGTCTGGAGCGGTTCGATCTGGTTTATAAGGAGTTGAAGGGCGGGGTTTTGAACTCCGGGAAGATGAGGTACGGATCGGCGACGGCGGAGCGGAAGATCCGAAAGATGGAGAGGCTGGTGGCGGCGACGTCGGGATTGCATGCGGCGGTGGAGTCGCTGGCGGAGATGGAGGTTTCGGAGAGGAAGATGAAGCTGTGGAAGAGTAAGGATAACGAATTGCACAAGGCGAATTACGATAATTTGATTCATAAATTGGAGATTCAGCGCAGAGAGATTCGCAATTTTAAGGAGATTTCTCTGTGGAATAAATCATTTGATAAATGTGCTGATTTGATGGCGAGAGTCGTCTTCGTTGTGCACAGGCGCATCTGCGCTCTATTCGGGCCGAGAAAGCGGTTCCCGATGAAAGAGAAAGTGTTCCCGCATTCGGGCCCGCTTTTAACCGCGTCGAAGCCCGTTATGGTCCGGTTCTACAGCCGGAAATGGGGCATTTTCGAAAAGGAGGAATCCGGTCCGCAGACGGTTCGGGTTTTCCACTCGGCCAaaccggaaacagtgggaggtTCGGGTCTGGCCCTGCGGTACGCTAACGTGATACTAACGGCGGAGAAGTATCTGGACTCTGACGTGGCAATCAGCCACGTGGAGAGGGAATCTTTCTACGAGATGCTGCCGGAGAATCTGAAGTTTCAGGTGAGGGCAAAGCTGAGCAAGAACATGCGGTGCGCGGGGGTGGAAGAGGGAGACGCGCTGCTGGCGGAGGGGTGGCGGGACGCGGTGGTGGAGATACTGCGGTGGCTGGCGCCGGTGGCGGACGACACGGTGCGGTGGCAGATGGAGCGGAGCTTTGAGAAGACGAGGTTCGACGCGAGGCCGACGGCGCTGCTGCTGCAGACGCTGCATTTCGCCGATAGGGAGAAGACGGAGGCTGCCATTGCGGAGATCTTGGTCGGACTGAGCTGCGTTTTCCGGTTTGAGAACCGGCGATTTGTTCATTGCGATGAGTTTTATTGA
- the LOC121792542 gene encoding light-harvesting complex-like protein OHP1, chloroplastic — protein sequence MATSAAPLSSPFLFRSSILHNPTRHTLSLLHSHKRAGFNIQAAKLPDGVMLPKEQPKFQAPFLGFTTTAEVWNSRACMIGLIGTFILELILNKGLLQIIGVEVGKGLDLPL from the exons ATGGCGACTTCAGCAGCACCATTGTCATCCCCCTTTCTCTTTCGATCCTCCATCCTTCACAACCCGACCCGCCACACCCTCTCACTTCTCCACTCTCACAAACGGGCCGGCTTCAATATACAGGCCGCCAAGCTCCCCGACGGG GTGATGTTGCCGAAAGAGCAGCCAAAATTTCAAGCCCCATTTTTGGGGTTCACCACAACAGCTGAGGTTTGGAATTCTAGAGCTTGTATGATTGGCCTAATTGGGACTTTCATCCTTGAATTG attctGAATAAGGGACTACTACAGATTATTGGGGTGGAGGTTGGAAAAGGGCTTGATCTTCCTCTTTGA
- the LOC121792470 gene encoding laccase-17-like produces MGASNLQITLALFAALLALLHLPLRVEAATRHYDFNIKMQNVTRLCHTRSIVTVNGTFPGPQVVVREGDRVLINVTNLVPNNITLHWHGIRQLRSGWADGPAYVTQCPIQTGQSYVYNFTVVGQRGTLWWHAHVSWLRSTLYGPIIILPKKNVPYPFPKPYKQVPIIFGEWFNTDTEAIINQAMQTGGGPNVSDAYTINGLPGPLYNCSAKDTFKLKVKAGKTYLLRVINAALNDELFFSIANHTLTVADVDAVYVKPFKTDTILIAPGQTTNLLLHTKTTPPAATFLMMARPYATGAGTFDNTTVAGILEYESTPSSTKHLPLFKPSLPPLNDTSFATNFTNRLRSLATPNFPANVPQTVDKHFLFTVGLGTKPCDQKNATCQGPNGTKFAASVSNISFIQPTTALLQAHFTGNSGGVYEPDFPYSPLRWFNFTGSPPNNTMVGNGTKLMVLPFNASVEVVMQGTGILGAESHPLHLHGYNFFIVGQGFGNYDPVNDPKRFNLVDPVERNTVGVPPGGWVAIRFFADNPGVWFMHCHLEVHTSWGLKMAWLVLDGKLPNHKLLPPPSDLPKC; encoded by the exons ATGGGTGCCTCTAATTTGCAAATCACACTAGCATTGTTTGCAGCATTATTGGCACTGCTCCACCTTCCTCTCCGAGTAGAAGCCGCCACGAGGCACTACGACTTCAAC ATCAAGATGCAAAATGTGACGCGATTATGCCACACGAGGAGCATAGTCACAGTGAACGGGACATTTCCAGGGCCCCAGGTCGTGGTGAGGGAGGGTGACCGCGTCCTTATAAATGTCACCAACCTTGTTCCCAACAATATCACCCTCCATTG GCACGGAATCAGGCAACTTAGGAGTGGTTGGGCGGATGGACCGGCATATGTAACCCAATGCCCGATCCAAACCGGACAAAGCTATGTCTATAATTTCACAGTTGTAGGACAAAGGGGCACTCTTTGGTGGCATGCACATGTCTCTTGGCTTAGATCTACTCTCTATGGCCCTATCATCATCCTTCCAAAGAAGAATGTGCCATATCCTTTCCCCAAGCCATACAAACAAGTTCCAATCATCTTTG GAGAATGGTTCAATACTGATACTGAAGCCATAATTAACCAAGCTATGCAAACCGGAGGTGGCCCCAACGTCTCCGATGCCTACACAATCAATGGACTCCCCGGGCCTTTGTACAATTGCTCCGCCAAAG ATACATTCAAGCTAAAAGTAAAAGCGGGAAAAACCTACCTCCTCCGAGTAATCAACGCTGCGCTCAACGACGAGCTCTTCTTCAGCATCGCCAATCACACTCTCACAGTGGCAGACGTGGACGCAGTCTACGTCAAACCCTTCAAAACCGACACCATCCTCATCGCGCCCGGCCAGACCACCAACCTCCTCCTCCACACCAAAACAACACCCCCGGCCGCCACATTCCTGATGATGGCCCGGCCCTACGCCACGGGCGCCGGCACCTTCGACAACACCACCGTGGCCGGAATCCTAGAATACGAATCCACCCCTTCTTCCACCAAGCACCTCCCCCTCTTCAAACCATCCCTCCCACCCCTCAACGACACCTCCTTCGCCACCAACTTCACCAACCGCCTCCGCAGCCTCGCCACCCCCAATTTCCCGGCTAACGTGCCCCAAACAGTCGACAAACACTTCCTCTTCACCGTCGGATTAGGCACGAAGCCGTGCGATCAGAAGAACGCGACGTGTCAGGGCCCCAACGGCACTAAATTCGCGGCGTCGGTGAGCAACATATCGTTCATACAGCCAACCACGGCCCTGCTTCAGGCCCACTTCACCGGGAATTCAGGAGGCGTTTATGAGCCGGACTTCCCCTACAGCCCTTTACGGTGGTTCAACTTCACCGGGAGCCCTCCCAACAACACCATGGTGGGAAACGGGACGAAACTGATGGTTCTTCCGTTCAATGCGAGTGTGGAAGTGGTGATGCAGGGGACAGGCATATTGGGGGCGGAGAGCCACCCCCTCCATCTTCATGGATACAATTTCTTCATCGTCGGCCAAGGCTTCGGAAACTACGACCCCGTTAACGACCCCAAGCGGTTCAATTTGGTCGACCCGGTCGAGCGGAACACGGTTGGTGTGCCGCCCGGGGGATGGGTTGCTATCCGCTTCTTTGCCGATAACCCGG GGGTTTGGTTTATGCATTGTCACTTGGAAGTTCACACGAGCTGGGGATTGAAGATGGCGTGGCTTGTTTTGGATGGAAAGCTTCCCAATCACAAGCTGCTTCCTCCGCCCTCTGATCTTCCTaaatgttga
- the LOC121792534 gene encoding uncharacterized protein LOC121792534: MNLLEVANQSQNPQTATASTATMQTRSCAAMMKIKLMDGFKKRAHLMSLLPHLLAGLLPLPVPAPIPRSIGLLSIQAPATPESLSMNMNEDQHDQHDVGFGWEGHAEIELYTDKELEDLLYSNGAAPGGTFILSSGRWSVDQGARAMQEEGKKKLKIDKEFEQFFSMLML; this comes from the exons ATGAACCTGCTAGAGGTTGCGAATCAGAGCCAGAATCCACAAACAGCAACAGCTTCCACAGCAACTATGCAGACTCGTTCATGTGCAGCGATGATGAAGATAAAACTGATGGATGGTTTCAAGAAACGTGCACATCTGATGAGCTTGCTGCCTCATCTGCTAGCTGGGCTGCTACCTCTTCCGGTGCCAGCCCCTATTCCTCGGAGTATAGGTCTTTTGTCAATTCAAGCACCCGCGACCCCAGAGTCCTTGTCTATGAACATGAATGAGGATCAACATGATCAGCACGATGTGGGATTCGGATGGGAAGGCCACGCTGAGATCGAGCTGTACACAGATAAGGAGCTTGAGGATCTGCTCTACTCGAACGGGGCAGCCCCCGGTGGTACCTTTATTCTTTCATCCGGAAGGTGGTCTGTCGATCAAG GTGCAAGAGCTATGCAAGAGGAGGGTAAGAAAAAGCTGAAAATTGATAAGGAGTTTGAGCAATTTTTTTCTATGCTTATGCTTTAG